The nucleotide window gtacattttaaattttatttttgctcgttttattttttattcctgtaaaccgttttgacaaattttataaaaaaggtatataaatacctctaaataaatatatgttcttgctggattggaatatgaaggaaGGCCTcagagagatccagggatgttAAGAACTTTCCCAGTTAAATGGACATTATCACAAAGTacagtttccatgcggaaatgaattaTCCATAGGTGTCagttgacgctcttgaggtccaggatggggcggaaaggagccctctttcttgggtacgatgaaatagatggaataaatgccctgtattttcctggagCGTAGGTACTGGTGGTATAGCCCTCAATTTGAGGAGCCTTAGTAGAATCCACTGCCtacttcttgtgctgggagtggcaaggagacatcatgaacatgtcctgaaGAGTGCTGCAAAACACCAGAAAGTACCCTTCTTGTACAATAtctagtacccatttgtccgacgtgatcttgacccccGCTCGTAGAAGAGGGATAGGCAACCCCTATCTCCTCATTCCATGGATGGgttggcaaaacttcattggggagtTCGGACTGAACCTGAACCCggccctctcttgggctgtctgctccgaaaggactgagacttccccaaggaccgaggcctctgaaatGTCGAGATTCTGTAGGGCCGAAAGCATTGGGTGTTGCTGGATCAACCCCTCATTGGTGAGGGGCACTgtgactgctttctcttatcttctggtagccggggcactggagattcacctcaCTTACTGGCCAGATTTTCCAATttgcatctttgtgaggtttgccttagaggtcgcatctgctgaccaattttgcagccatagaTGTCTTCTGGCCGTTATCaccgaggccactcctctggccaaggtacagACTAGGTCAGAGCTCgctctgctaaaaaggcagcgacAGGCTCCACACAGCTTCTCTGGAATACGCTTCAGAGTCATCCACCTctccagagaggagcaggcaagagcgagccaccaagaagcaatctgtaaggtcactgCTGTTGAGTCAAAGGCTTAAGAATGGACTCCATCTGCCTtatcatgcgcatcctttaaggctattcttccctccactgggatagttcgCTTTGATAcagcacagaccagtgcatccactttagggaagtgCAGGCGCTCTCTCACCACCGGATACAATGGGTATAGAGTTTGTAATGCTCGACCCCTTTAAAActcacttcaggggcatcccattccaggtcaatcaactcctggatggcttccagtaccagaaagtagcaagaggctttttACGTAGAGacaccagaatgggattcttTTTAGGTTCCATCATGGAGTCCGCCCCAGGAATTTccagcatcttcagagtctgggaaaccagggccggcaattagTCTCTATGGATCAAGGAATTTGGATTTCCTTCTTCGTCCGTTGATGTCCGAGTCCCTGCCAGGAACACCCTTAGTAAGGCGAGGCATGTCCAAAGGTCTGCCaatagggctgggagggggaggccttACAGGCTGTGACACCGCCAGGACAGGGGCAATTGTAGCAGACTGTACCTATACAAAGACTTGAAGGTCTTGAaaataattccacccaagagGCGGCCACTAGGTCTATATTTAGCCCAGGAAGAACTGGAGTAGATGCCGCTGAATTTCCTTCTCCTATGGAAGACCCAGCTCAGGAATTATTCAGGTCCGGGTATATCTGGTAAAGGTTGTGGCTCACTCATCCTCAGAATGGGAAGACCCAGGCTAGGCAAAGTCTGAGGCAGCCAattccctgggcctcctcacagtgctgacataagcaagaaaCCAGGTCAGACTGAGTAGCCCTAATATGGCAAGCAACACAGAGAGAATGATGCTTatgcttctttgctgccagagccatTAGAGACAGCAGTTGCAAATTCAGCTGGCTTGCGCTTGAAGACTTTTGTGCGCACAGATTTCGGGCACCTAAGAGGGCTGCAGCAAGGCACCCGCACAGTCTGTGTGCTCAGGAATTTTGAGCCTAAATAGTTGTGCGCGTACGACTGTGTGCGAAGTTGTGTGTGCACAGCGCATGCACAGAGCCAGCACACACCGTGAGTACCGAAGCTGTATGGAGGGCAATGCAAAGCGCACAAAACTGCAAGATGGTGCCAACATAGCCTACCAGGCGGTGTGCCGACTAAGCCTGacgtggggcctagcccactggggagCCACTCAACCCGCCTAGATGCCCAATTCCATTTACACCAATGGACAATGTACTGAGCAAGTAGACTGGagaagtcttaccaaaacccctccagcatctctgatcaggaaatccttttttttttttttgcttacctgGGCTCAGCTCTTACAGAGTACAGAGGACGACTCCGGCTGCGGGaagagagggctttggccatcaccgccACGCTTGGCTTTCtacacccactgcctttcagctacttcagtagcaaagtccacactgggaactggctactggaccaagccacacctctgagggatctcggaaattgcctcaggaattctcaactgggggaggtatcaccacaggagagcggggctcaatctttctccaatttaaaaaaatacagcaaTCCAAAACAGGGAAAgaatgtccacatctgctaggagatggagaaaaTCTGTAGGGtggaggtcactgcaggggtgtacctaaggtgatgtcagctttgaaacctgactccgtatccatctgctagcaggggagcatataacccattggtcctgagtccatctggctacatgctaggaaaacaaaCGTGTGTCCCAGATTTGTTGTTCTTACGCTTTTGACTTCGCCTGCAAAACATTTTGCATTGTTTATATGCACCTGCTTTTCTGAACAGCAAACTGAGTATCCCCCTCGGCAGCCACAAGAGTGACAAAATACTGCCATTATAAGGTTTGCTCACCTAGCAATGCTTTGTTTCTTGGCATTTCCTAACAGTTCAGTCACCGCCTGTGATAAATTAGTTTAAAATTTTGATAACTTTACAAGTGCATCTGCAACATTTATAGCGTGCTCACATATGtattttacaaattatacatatctatatatacaAAATAAGAATATGAAAGGGAACACtcattaaatattttaataaaatttaaaaaatgtttatgtacAAAGTGTTtccatttattaatttatttactcaATTATACAAAAGAAAGCTTTATACAAAACTCATGAAAACAGGCCTCTTAAAATAGTAATactcttacatatacaggcacaCAATATGAGTCCCTTTTGCAATATCTCAAAACAGCCTCAAAAGATCTTTAAAAGTGTCCCAGTGTCAACAGGGAAAGGGATACCCTGAACTGAGAAATAGTTACAATCTTGCATACAAGGAACCTTATTAAAAATAATACACTGACTTAGTACTCTGAACTAAGACCTTGACCTTTCACATCTCTAACAGAGCCTTCCACCTTCAATTTTCATGTCAGGGACCCAAAACAAGGCCCCGTTTTGAGATATCACATAAGGGACTCATATAATGTGCCTGTTATATGTAAGAGTATTGCTACTGTAAGAGGCCTGTTTTCATGAAGTTTTGTATAAAGCATTCTTTTGTAATTGAGTAAATAAGATTACAAGTtaaaaaatggaaacattttgtACATAAACAATTTCGTAAATTTGTTAAAATACTTCACTAGTATTCCTTTTCAtattattttgtattaattgCATGAACATTTTAGATATTGCCTATTACTTATTTTTGCACTGtacatatctatatatacacatatacacaacgTTCTGCTCGCTTGTCAATTACAGCGCTAGCATGAGCTATAGCAGCTCCAACTCATACAGCAATATATGGGTTACAGACTAAGACGAAGTCTAGCTCTTAGAACAAGGCTGTTGAAAGCTTGAATTACATCTGgttaaaatttcaaaaggaaaaaaaaacctgtggcaTTAGCAATGATTACAGCAGAATATGCACCCCTCCACACCCTTTAAGACAAGAATAAAACAGACTTGCCTACTTCACTGACGAATGCTTGCACAATTCGTGGTTTACTATGCTTCTGAATTATGTTCTTTTGGCTTTTCTTTAATCCAGTACTTTGCTGGAGAGATCGAACAGTATGAGGCTTGGCTGGAGTTGCTGCTGTTATAATCCTCGGGGTAGTTGGAGGCTTGGCTGGAGTTGCTGCTGTTATAATCCTCGGGGTAGTTGGAGACTTGGCTGGAGCTGCTGTTATCTCCAGGTTAGTCGAAGGCCCAGCTGAAGCCGCTGCTGTTATCCTGAGGTTGGTTGGAGGCTtgcctggagcagacactgctTCTGTTATCCCAAGGGCAGCTGAAGCTGCTGTTATCCCAAGGGCAGCTGAAGGCATGGCTGCAGCTGCTGTTATCCCAAGGGCAGCTGAAGGCATGGCTGCAGCTGCTGGTGCTGTTATTCCCAGGTTAATTTGAGGCTTAGGTGGAACCACTGCTGTTTCCACCATAGCCCCTAGGTTAGCCTGTGGCTTGGCTTGAACTGGTGCTTCCAGAATGTACTGAGACCTGGCTGGAAtcgctgctgctgcccctggggtGACCTGAAGAGTGTCTGGCACTAATGCCATTGTCCCTTGGGTTGTCTGGGACTTTGCTGAAACACCCTGCCTATTCATCTTCTTTAATAGTTCCATTATTTTGAAAACAACATTGTTTCCAGAGTTAAGGTCCGATATAGGCGGGTTTGTTCCCGTAGTGTATGACTGAGCGCCCATCAGATTCTGCACTGGCTCCTTGGGTGAAGCAACCTCATCAGGTGAATACTTCATTGATGTCTTTGGGATAACATCTTCATGCATGGATTCTACAGGCCTGGAGGCATTTCTAGCAGGAACCTCTGAATTATTTTTCACTTCCTCTTTCAGACTGCAACTAATATGGATGGATTGCAAGGATTCCACATCACCCTCAACTGGCCCCAAGTGCTTTTCTCCTTGAATATTATGCTTTCTTGTTTTCTGTCCCTGTGCAATTTGGACTTGCTTGTTCTGGTCTGATACTGTAAGAGACTGAACTTCATGAACCATAACAGAACTTTCTTGGCACCTCACCACTTTTGTATGCTGCAGAAGACTGTTTGTTGGTGAATTCACATTCACTTTGTTATTTATTGAGCAATCAACTCTCTGGGAAGTATTAGCTGGAAAACTAATCCTGGCCGGGTTCTGCACTGCTTTGTCTCTATCATTAAGCATCACAGAAGGCACTGGGGTAGACCAatatgatgatggtggtggtggtaaacCTGAATTCCACCCTGGTGCTCCATAGGTATTAAGTGGAACTGTTCCTATAGGTggtggaggaaatggaggtggtagCCAGGCTGAAAGTGGCATAGGTGGCACTGGTGGTGGGGGGACAGGTATACGTTGAAAGGTATTAACTGGGCAGCCACTGGCAGTAGCTGGAACTATTGGTAGGGGAGGCAAGCAAGGATAGCTAATAGGCTGGGTGGAAAAGTGAGGCCAAGTAGGTGCATCTGCATACAATGTGTAAGGTACAGGGAAATGACCTATTCCAGAAACAGTCTTTCCTGAGGAAGAATGTGAACTATAAGGGTCAGTCTGATTTTGCTGACTAGTCTCCTGAGACACTATCTTGTGTGCCAGCTCTGGAGTATTATTTATAGAAGGCAGTAAAGCAGGAGATCCAGACACTCTCTCAGACATACCCAGATCACACATTTTCTCTACGACTGGGGCCGTACTGGTTTGTATTGGTTTTGTTGACAATGAACCTGTCGATCCAGATACAAGCAAGCAAGGAATCTCTGCTAATTCAGTGGGAGGCTCAGGGATGCTGGGCCACTGTGTTGTAATTTTCTCTTTTGCTGTTTTCTCAGATGCACTTGGTTTCCGCTGTTTCATTCGCATCCTGTACTCTTTTAGGCTCAGTGGCTTTGGTTTGGTATCTTTTGCTGATCTGATTGTATCCTTGTCCTCTTCTACATTCTCTTGTTTTAAAATCCTATCCTTGTCTTCTACCACAACACAGACTTTCTCTGCAGGAACTAGAAGAACTGCTTCATTACAAACACTACTCTCTTGATGCATAACAGACTGTGGCACTGTATCTATTCTCTTCTTGACCTCTATCAGAAGTTGCATTTCTTCAGTATGTTCACTTACAAGCTCTTTGCTGTTCATCAATACGTGATCAGACAGCCTCTTGGTTTCTTTGCCTACTGGACCTAATTTAGCAAACACTTTACTTGCTATTGACTTTTCTGGACTTTTTTCTGGTTCAAGTGGTACCTTCCTATCTTGAGAGCCTGCTATAAGTGAACTATCCATATTTGCTCTAGATCTCCCTTTGACTCTGCATGCTTTAATTGATCTCAACTCCATCTCTGATTCTTTTTTCACCTTCTCTAGATGCTTAATTAAGAAATCCGACTCCTGCAACAGAGGACAGTTTACATGGCTTGATGCTTGCTGGTTAGCTTTCTGCAGTTTATTTTTACTCTGTACATTTTCTTGCAATGTTGTTAAGTTAGACTTAGGATGGCTGTTATCAATGAGTTTGTTACAATTCTGGACATCTTCACTCTTCTTTTTATGTTTGCTCATCGGTCTTGATCTAGATCTTtcacatctctgaactttttCTGCATTATTTTGGATCTGGTGTCTTCCATTCCCTAAATTCTTGGCATCTGCCTTTCCATGTTCCCAATAGTTTTTTGCTTTTAAGACTTTTCCTTCtagcatttctccaatttgctcTTCAGACTGAGCTGCTTGTGAATTTGCTCCACGTTGTATTGTAGATTCACATTTaagagtggattcttgggtttgAGTTTTCAATTCCATCTGCTGATATGGTGTTTCATATTTGACTCCAGATTTACTCTTGACAAAAGCTTCTTGAATCTGAGCTTTTGGCTCCATAGGAGGTAATGGTGATATACATTTTACTTCAAGTTCATTCTTAAGTGGATTTCCTCTGACCTGTACCTCTGGCTTCATCTGCTTTAAAGACATTTCATCTGGTTTCACAAGCGCAAGTGTAACACGTTTTTCTTGGACTTGTGCTTCTGGCTCCATTTTCTCAGAAAGTCCTCCATCTTGTATTCTAGGCACAGTCCTGGGAAAAGTTTCTATGGCCTGCATTTCTGTCTCATGTTTAATTCCGGTGCCATAAGCTTGCATAGAGGATCCATTTTTCGCCTCAAGAATCATCCCTTTTACTGTGCAGTTTTCCTCCAGTTGAATCTCTGTGCCACAGTCTGCAAACCCTGGCTCAGACAGCTGCACAACCACAGGTACTGCTGTATTGTCTCCATCTGCCACAATTTCAAGTACAACAGCATTATGTAAAAATTCTTCACTGATCTCTTCATTTTCAGGCTCTAGGCATACTGCTATGGTAGGTAAACAATAAGGGTGCATGTATTTTACTAAGTCACAGAGGgtaactttttctgtattaaagACACAAGGAGTTCTCTGCCCTGACTTTGACTTTGGTTGAAGGTTGTCATTTATCATATCCATGGAGAATTCCATCCCAATGTCCACAAAATCTCTATTAGCTTCTGTACTGCACTCTTGCTTTGGACTACggatttcctcctcttctccatcgCTTCGCTGCTGGGTGGATTCCTCTGGAACTCTGGGTCTGGCACTCTTCCGCGCATTTCTAGATTTGCTACACCTTTTGGGAGTTGAGTTGTCAAGGCGGATAGGAATGGCATCCCAATTTTCATCTGCAGAATGATCTTCAACCTAGCAAGGAAAACAAAAAGCATACAAACTTAGGGTAACCTTTTGACACCATAATCAACATTTTCATTTGAGTCACATAAAGAAAGTCCATGGCTCAGAACATTTATCTTAGAGCAGGGAGTAAAAGCAGTATTCCAATTTTGATTATTGCCAGCCAAAAAGTGGCCACTATCActagaacataaaaaatgccatcctgggtcagacccaaggtccatcaagcccagtatcctatctggtagaggccaatccaggtcacaagtacctggcaggatcccaaagaacagatcCAATCTTTCTTgatcataaccagggataagtagtggcttaaAGTCTACATGCCTAATAATGGTCTTTGGAATTTTCCAAAATAAGTTGTGtcaaaaagaatggaggaaataTATTCAAGAAACAAGTTTCCTCTACCATCATCTAATCAAAATTAGTATGCTTTACATAAAATAGGTACTTCCCTAAAAGAATAGGTATTTTATGGATAATTAACCCGTGGCAACGGAGTAATAACGCTGTTTGAGCTGATCTTGTTTCCTTTACCTGTTTTGCTAACGAACTGTCTGCCAAATTGCCGGActctgttttctgtattttgctCAGGTTGGTTTTCCTTAATTCTTCGCTGCTCGACAGACATTGGCCATGCCCCCTAGTGATGTCAGCAAAGGCCTTCTTTAATTAACCCGTGGCAATCCCGGAGGCATGCGGCTCCATCATGTGCACGAAGGAGTTCAACAAAAGGAGCTTGCTCCTTTGTACGTGGATGAGTGCTGTAGAACTGCTATTAACAtatggttttttgggttttttttaaatatgcatttaAGAGCGTCTAACTGTGGCGGTATTAGGTGGATACTTTTGTCATAGCTGCACATAATATTAGCTAGTTGGAGGAATACTTTGTTCGAGGCAGGGCCCAGAGGTAGAGGAGGGGCTGCCTATTTCTACTATAGTATTAAATAGGACAGAATTTATTGTAGGTATGGGTACTTTAATTCCAGTAATTATTGGTTGGGGCTGTTATGGTCAATTGCAGACCTCTCCTGAGGGTGGCCCAGCTTTTATTAGGGAaagatgttttaaaaatgttcaaGTTATAGATAATCATAATTTGGGTTTTAAAGAGAATGCTGCTACTTTATCTTTATGGTTAGTAAATGGGCAAGTGATCCGGAAGAAGATACCAATACTTTTAGACTTGATGAACagtttttcagatattttttgtGTGAAAGGAGTCCTAGCTTCTTTCATCTGATTCGGCACTATTGAATGATTTGACACTACCAAACCATGTAGTGTTTTCCAAACTACAGGAATTTAAACGAGGAGATGGGCTACTGGTGATTGCAAAAGAAACTTTGCAGCTAACTATAGTAGGTATTGATACACCCCAGTACCTTTAGAAATGTTATTTTTGTCTTCGTTTAAACTATACAcctccaagttatctggataaaaattTAGATGTTTTAATGGATGGCCTAATGACTCAAAAGGCTGATGTAAAGAATACAATATTGCTTGGGAATTTTTACCTTTGGATGGATTGTAATCCTTTATCCAATACATATCAAGATATGCTAGAGGCCTTACAAGCGTTGGGATGGGTGCAATTGGTAAACACTTCAACGCATAAACAGGGTCATATGTTAGACCTTGTTTTTGTGGCAGAACATTGGTCAGATTCCCTATATGAAAATATTAGAGAAATTCTAAGGTCAGATCATTATCTGATTCAATGTAAGTTGATCTACCCTTCTTTACAGTTAGATAGATCattcaaaaaaaatttaatatCGCTAGAAGACCTCCACTAGAtttattaaaggaaaattggataCCAACTCTTGCAAATCCAGTTACTGAAGAGGCTAATACTTAGTTGATCGTTGGAAAACATCTTTATAAACTTCCTTGGATAAATGGGATCCAGTCCAAACAAGGGTAGTTAAGAGGCAAAGACCAGCTCTCTGGCATTCTCCAGCTTTAAGGAGTTTAAAACAGGAATTGCGAGGGCAGAACGAAAGTCACCGAAAACTAAATTGGAAGAGGCTATGAATATATATCATAACAAATTGATTATAGAGTATAGACCAAGTTAAACAAATGGCTTTCAGACTGGATTTCTGCTGCATCCTAAAGACTGCAAGAATTATTTGGCACTGTATagacaagaagtccattacctgctattaagttcacttagagaatagccactgccattagcaatggttacatggaatagacttagtttttgggtacttgccaggttcttatggcctggattggccactgttggaaacaggatgctgggcttgatggacccttggtctgactcagtatggcattttcttatgttcttaatatcaaGGACCCTGATTCAAAATCCAATAATCCAATCAAAGGAATCATGTGAGAAATCTGCAGCATTTTTTCCCACTCAAAAAATAGTTGACATAATCAAGTCATTGGAAGTTTTGACATTGACAGACTTGGATCATCCGCAGAAGGCTTTGGTAATTTGGACTGAATTTGATTCAGTGGCACAATCAGAAATATCTGCTATATTATGGAAACAAAAAGGAAACTTCTGTAAATTAAATTCCTGTTCATCTACTATTATAAAAAGTTTGATTTCAGAAGTTACTCCGTTTATAACTAAATTGATAAATGCCTCACTGTCAGAGGGTCATGTTCCAATTGAATTAAAAAGAGCTACAGTATATCCTTTACTCAAAAATATCGGTGGATCTGAGTGACTTGTCAAATTATTGCCCATCTCTTTTTCCCTTGTTATCAAAAGTATTACAGAAAATAGTATTCAAACAGATTTAGGATTATCTGATAGATAACCTTTTGGACAGCTCAATTTGGATTCCAACTAAAAAATAGTACCGAAACCTTATTGCTAGATTATTTGACAATAACTAGCTGACTAGGTTTCAATTCAGGATAAGATTATTTGCTGGTTTTATTAGATTTAGTTAATGTATTTGATACTTTAGACCATGAAATTCCTTCGAGGAGACTAAAATGTTTAGGAATTGGAGCCACAGTATACTcatgttttaaatcatttttgaaaaaaatcagtCATTTCAGGTTGTAACAGGGAATACAGAGTCTGAGTTTACATTCACTTTCTACGGGAGTACCCCACAGGGTTCATCCCTGTCCCCGATTTTATTCTATGTATATTTAACTCCACTTTGTTTATTACTTTCTAAATTAcaagttagttttgtttttttttgataaattttttattcagttttgtaaagatcAAATTACAAGAACAACATATGATATATAATGTACTCTGTTACATACCATATTTTTGTtaagtaaaatagaaaaattgaaGTTAACAATCAACTGTCCCCTGGTCCTCCCCCCCAGATATTGAGAGGGCTTACAACAAAATTACGATCTGGTAGTTGCGAAAAGTCAGTCAGTGTGATTCAAATGTACAGGCGAATATACAAGTTTCTTTTAaactgtatgcagatgatattcaatttttttaACAAGTCATTAGAATCAGCACAAAAGAAGTTATTAAACTTTTTGAATCAAATTAAACACTGGCTAACTGGGAATAAATTAAAACTGAATGTTAAGAAAACAGAGGTTATTATGTTATCTAGACTAAAGAAAGTCCATTCCTTTCCCATTACTCAATTTGATGGGTCTCCCCATTTTGCTCAAAGATCAAGTCAGAAATTTAGGTATTTTTTATTGATTCGTTATCTCTTCGTCTGCATTTTAAGATGTTATTTCAAACATGCTATTACAAATTGCATCTTTTGCACAACCTGAAgaatttaacatttcaaattggTAACACAATCGCTAATTTTATCCTCCTCAGACTACTGCAATGTTTGTTCTTAGATTTGCCAAAATCTCGGTTGAATACTCTTCAACCGATTATGAATTCTGCTGCTCGCTTAATATGAGGTATGAAGAAAAAAGTATTAGTTTTAATGTTTAAGGCTCAGCAGAGCTTGGTGCCTACATGTATTTCGACAGCAGTTTGGGAGTATCAACCCGGACGGGCAATTCATTCATTGAGTAAACATTTCAGAGAAATTCCCACTATACGAGTAGCATGTTTGGCAGAATCCAGAAATCAGCTATTTAAAATGGCAGGGCCTTCCTTATGGACTGATTTACCTGAGGATAATAGGGAGGAACAAGATCTACTGTGTTTTAGAAAAATGCAACACTTTTATAGGTCAGCTTTTTAAAAGCTAAGATCTTTTTTAATAGTTTCATTTGGGGGGTGTTATGTCTATGTTAAATGATGTGCATTATGATTGTTTAATACTGTATAATTGTGTTTATTTAAtgattgtgtgtgtattttaAGTAATCCACCAAGAGTGTTagattggtggaatataaatgctaTTAAATAAAGCGTGCTAAGTAACATTTTCAGAATATCCTAGATCTTGGTGGTGATCAGACCCAAAGTTTTATTAAGCTATTGAGGATATCTGGACAATGACCAATGAAGGCAGTGAGGCCGGGAGTGTATTATGATGTAAAGGGTACTAATTTTGATTAGATGATAGTAGAGAAAAAATGTGTtccttatggaattttcctccaggaacttgtctaaatccttTAAAACCCACTTATGCTAACTGCTtacaccacattctctggcaacaaattccacagtttactttctccaatttgttttaaaagcacTACCTATTAGGACAAGGATACTCCACAAAGCTatttgaaaggaaaaataaatattccTTATTTACACCTTCCACCCCACTTGTGATTTTGTCGACCTGTAACATAtcttctctcagccatctcttcttaggctgaagaaccctaacctctgaagaaccctaacctgttgtcttatttattattttggtcatccttctctgtacctctttcCAATGCTGGTTTCTGGGATGGGAACTGCACCAAGGTGTAGTTGAAATATGGATCGATACAGATATATCATATCTTCTATTTTCCATTAAAATgtaagtccaccttaataacagtttatgaacttttctttcaggaacttgtccaaacctttttttaaacccaactacactaacagctttaccacatcctccggcactgaattcaagagtttaattatgtgctgaataaaaaatatattttctctcgtcttaaatgtagtacttaccaacttcattgcatgtcccatAATTTTGGgactttttgaaagagcaaacaaccaatttgcatttacccattctactccactcattttatagacctctatcatatgttccctcagccgtctcttctccatgctgaagagccctaacctctcctCACTGGCAAATCATTTcatccctttaccattttggtctctTCTCTATACCATGTgtgatcaaattcaaaaagaaattaaaaaccttgTTA belongs to Rhinatrema bivittatum chromosome 7, aRhiBiv1.1, whole genome shotgun sequence and includes:
- the PPRC1 gene encoding peroxisome proliferator-activated receptor gamma coactivator-related protein 1 isoform X1, which produces MAARWGGGEETLTLGNMEFFSGSGALQCHALAEDEICAELPDLSLSLLDTGELLGTFQGYVDPSVISIIEDSGTQGEHNGSFEVDELSLLTALTEILDNADDQNVSPFDTITDAELLVSPKERDNSVLQKFLNLSQSPMECEVFSSDNQWRLGTDGSCGTIGKVEDHSADENWDAIPIRLDNSTPKRCSKSRNARKSARPRVPEESTQQRSDGEEEEIRSPKQECSTEANRDFVDIGMEFSMDMINDNLQPKSKSGQRTPCVFNTEKVTLCDLVKYMHPYCLPTIAVCLEPENEEISEEFLHNAVVLEIVADGDNTAVPVVVQLSEPGFADCGTEIQLEENCTVKGMILEAKNGSSMQAYGTGIKHETEMQAIETFPRTVPRIQDGGLSEKMEPEAQVQEKRVTLALVKPDEMSLKQMKPEVQVRGNPLKNELEVKCISPLPPMEPKAQIQEAFVKSKSGVKYETPYQQMELKTQTQESTLKCESTIQRGANSQAAQSEEQIGEMLEGKVLKAKNYWEHGKADAKNLGNGRHQIQNNAEKVQRCERSRSRPMSKHKKKSEDVQNCNKLIDNSHPKSNLTTLQENVQSKNKLQKANQQASSHVNCPLLQESDFLIKHLEKVKKESEMELRSIKACRVKGRSRANMDSSLIAGSQDRKVPLEPEKSPEKSIASKVFAKLGPVGKETKRLSDHVLMNSKELVSEHTEEMQLLIEVKKRIDTVPQSVMHQESSVCNEAVLLVPAEKVCVVVEDKDRILKQENVEEDKDTIRSAKDTKPKPLSLKEYRMRMKQRKPSASEKTAKEKITTQWPSIPEPPTELAEIPCLLVSGSTGSLSTKPIQTSTAPVVEKMCDLGMSERVSGSPALLPSINNTPELAHKIVSQETSQQNQTDPYSSHSSSGKTVSGIGHFPVPYTLYADAPTWPHFSTQPISYPCLPPLPIVPATASGCPVNTFQRIPVPPPPVPPMPLSAWLPPPFPPPPIGTVPLNTYGAPGWNSGLPPPPSSYWSTPVPSVMLNDRDKAVQNPARISFPANTSQRVDCSINNKVNVNSPTNSLLQHTKVVRCQESSVMVHEVQSLTVSDQNKQVQIAQGQKTRKHNIQGEKHLGPVEGDVESLQSIHISCSLKEEVKNNSEVPARNASRPVESMHEDVIPKTSMKYSPDEVASPKEPVQNLMGAQSYTTGTNPPISDLNSGNNVVFKIMELLKKMNRQGVSAKSQTTQGTMALVPDTLQVTPGAAAAIPARSQYILEAPVQAKPQANLGAMVETAVVPPKPQINLGITAPAAAAMPSAALGITAAAAMPSAALGITAASAALGITEAVSAPGKPPTNLRITAAASAGPSTNLEITAAPAKSPTTPRIITAATPAKPPTTPRIITAATPAKPHTVRSLQQSTGLKKSQKNIIQKHSKPRIVQAFVSEVGIEASDVTSLLEQFEESEAKKEVCHSQSPGDKLAVGNSGLENKGERKPCNKLLAPELASTAGLTPPATPPHQLWKPLAATSLLGKAKPPNAAPQEGIGCSAFKTAKLIEAKPLPKNKIRRNLPVVADIPSVHVGLGDHDYCLLGQTKKCVSDALPVAEAAPQQSSAQFGRGTRLNIKHHQTITIKPIVSLKERLQNKQVAVAEYPSESANQIPCSEDKSSHQREHAVRNNCTDQLDHRTSESNDAKLGMSQPMSVLMSPEASPCRSKDVEVRRTHNLRGNASASKRSLRCYRKRRHSPSPQASSWRSRRAHTSRSCSSCSDSDSKLSSSSSSSRGSHSRSRSPSSKRRNRYQSRSSCSSRFSSRSSSESRSRSRGRSSSDSCSSSRSSSTSYSRSRSRSCSPYSRRHRRRGRRYSFYDSRDSYQRQKLYHKELAIEERRVVYIGKIHSRMTRSELKHRFSVFGDVEDCTIHFREKGDNYGFVTYRYTEEAFTALENGHKLQHPGELPFDLCFGGRRQFCRSNYTDLDSNKDDFDPVCMKSKFDSLDFDTLLKQAQKSHRR